In Sphingomonas sp. LR60, the following are encoded in one genomic region:
- a CDS encoding tyrosine-type recombinase/integrase yields MSDAAAIDRFLEMMAAQAGAAPNTLAAYRRDLMLASAALDGGLAVADGAALERLADGWDALSKSTVARKAAALRRFFGFLIDEGDRADDPSPALPRPGTQRRLPRTLDHGDVDRLFAAIEARLARGAVIPTDLRLSALFELLYGSGLRATELVSLPRGAIHPDRPFLILKGKGGRERLVPISDRARAAVAAWRTHVPTDRAFLFPSGATHLSRVRLFQLVRALAAEAGIAPERISPHVLRHAFATHLLEGGADLRALQTMLGHVDIATTEIYTHVDSSRLVELVNERHPLVDALRKRA; encoded by the coding sequence GTGAGCGACGCCGCCGCGATCGATCGCTTCCTGGAGATGATGGCGGCGCAGGCCGGGGCGGCGCCGAACACGCTGGCCGCTTACCGCCGCGACCTGATGCTGGCATCCGCTGCGCTCGACGGAGGGCTGGCGGTGGCGGACGGCGCGGCGCTGGAGCGGCTGGCCGATGGCTGGGACGCGCTGTCGAAGTCGACGGTGGCGCGCAAGGCGGCGGCGCTGCGGCGCTTCTTCGGGTTCCTGATCGACGAGGGCGACCGCGCCGACGATCCCTCGCCGGCCCTGCCGCGGCCGGGGACGCAACGGCGGTTGCCACGCACGCTCGATCACGGCGATGTCGACCGGCTGTTCGCCGCGATCGAGGCGCGGCTGGCGCGCGGCGCGGTGATCCCGACCGACCTGCGGCTCTCGGCCTTGTTCGAGCTGCTGTACGGATCGGGTCTGCGCGCGACCGAACTCGTCTCGTTGCCGCGCGGCGCGATCCATCCCGATCGGCCGTTCCTGATCCTGAAGGGGAAGGGTGGGCGCGAGCGGCTGGTGCCGATCTCGGATCGTGCCCGCGCCGCGGTGGCGGCGTGGCGTACGCATGTCCCCACCGATCGCGCATTCCTGTTCCCGTCGGGCGCGACGCATCTCTCGCGCGTGCGGCTGTTCCAGCTGGTGCGGGCGCTCGCCGCCGAGGCCGGGATCGCGCCCGAGCGGATCAGCCCGCACGTCCTGCGCCACGCCTTCGCGACGCACCTGCTGGAAGGTGGGGCGGACCTGCGCGCGCTCCAGACGATGCTGGGCCATGTCGATATCGCGACCACCGAAATCTACACCCACGTCGATAGCAGCCGGCTGGTCGAGCTGGTCAACGAGCGTCACCCGCTCGTTGACGCGTTGCGAAAGCGCGCCTAG
- a CDS encoding acetyl-CoA carboxylase carboxyltransferase subunit alpha, with amino-acid sequence MRIFLDFEKPIAELQARIDELRETGAEGTVDISSEIAKLQAKSDKLLKDTFGKLSPWQKTQVARHPERPHFKHFVAGLFDEFVPLAGDRAFGDDQAILGGFATFRGQRVMVLGHEKGDDTASRLRHNFGMGKPEGYRKAIRLLELADRFGLPVVTLVDTSGAFPGIQAEERGQAEAIARSTEACLALGVPMVAAVVGEGGSGGAIALASGNRVLMFEHAVYSVISPEGCASILWRTADKAPDAAEAMKVTAQDLKSLGVIDAIVPEPLGGAHRDRDGAIRALGDCIERMLRDLAPLTPEALRQDRRTKFLKMGRVA; translated from the coding sequence ATGCGTATTTTCCTCGACTTCGAGAAGCCCATCGCCGAGCTTCAGGCGCGTATCGACGAATTGCGCGAGACCGGCGCCGAGGGCACCGTCGACATTTCGTCCGAGATCGCCAAGCTGCAGGCGAAGTCGGACAAGCTGCTGAAGGACACGTTCGGCAAATTGTCGCCGTGGCAGAAGACGCAGGTCGCGCGTCATCCCGAGCGCCCGCACTTCAAGCATTTCGTCGCCGGGCTCTTCGATGAGTTCGTGCCGCTCGCCGGTGACCGTGCGTTCGGCGACGATCAGGCGATCCTCGGCGGCTTCGCGACCTTCCGCGGGCAGCGCGTGATGGTGCTGGGGCATGAGAAGGGCGACGACACCGCCAGCCGGCTGCGCCACAATTTCGGAATGGGTAAGCCGGAGGGCTATCGCAAGGCGATCCGGCTGCTCGAACTGGCCGATCGCTTCGGGCTGCCGGTCGTGACCTTGGTCGACACCTCGGGTGCGTTCCCGGGCATCCAGGCCGAGGAGCGCGGGCAGGCGGAGGCGATCGCGCGCTCGACCGAGGCGTGCCTCGCGCTCGGCGTGCCGATGGTCGCGGCGGTGGTCGGCGAAGGCGGCTCGGGCGGCGCGATCGCGCTGGCGAGCGGCAATCGCGTGCTGATGTTCGAACATGCGGTCTATTCGGTGATCTCGCCCGAGGGCTGCGCCTCGATCCTGTGGCGTACCGCCGACAAGGCCCCTGACGCCGCCGAAGCGATGAAAGTGACCGCGCAGGATCTCAAGTCGCTGGGCGTGATCGACGCGATCGTACCCGAGCCGCTGGGCGGCGCGCACCGTGATCGCGACGGCGCGATCCGTGCGCTGGGCGATTGCATCGAGCGGATGCTGCGCGATCTGGCACCGCTCACGCCCGAGGCGTTGCGGCAGGATCGCCGCACCAAGTTTCTGAAGATGGGCCGCGTCGCCTAG
- a CDS encoding Flp family type IVb pilin encodes MQKIRSFLKNSKGATAIEYGLIAALIAVAAIAAMKGIGTQLNTTFTNVQTKMTNP; translated from the coding sequence ATGCAGAAGATTCGTTCGTTCCTCAAGAACAGCAAGGGCGCGACCGCGATCGAATACGGTCTGATCGCTGCCCTTATCGCGGTTGCCGCAATTGCTGCCATGAAGGGCATCGGCACGCAGCTCAACACCACCTTCACCAACGTTCAGACGAAGATGACGAACCCGTAA
- a CDS encoding (deoxy)nucleoside triphosphate pyrophosphohydrolase: MLVVAVALTDGSGRCLMQQRPHNKRHGRLWEFPGGKVEPGEHPVAALIRELEEELAISVAVDALDPLGFATDMPVTMLLYRCTAWRGTPRPLAAQAFRWDWPEALMHLPMPPVDVPLLAALARALAGG; encoded by the coding sequence ATGCTGGTGGTGGCCGTGGCATTGACCGACGGGTCGGGGCGCTGCCTGATGCAGCAACGCCCGCACAACAAGCGGCATGGCCGGCTCTGGGAGTTCCCCGGCGGCAAGGTCGAGCCTGGCGAGCATCCGGTCGCCGCACTGATCCGCGAACTGGAGGAGGAACTGGCGATCAGCGTCGCGGTCGACGCACTCGATCCGCTCGGCTTCGCCACCGACATGCCTGTGACGATGCTGCTCTACCGCTGTACCGCGTGGCGGGGCACGCCGCGTCCGCTCGCAGCGCAGGCGTTCCGCTGGGATTGGCCGGAGGCGCTCATGCACCTGCCGATGCCGCCGGTCGACGTACCGCTGCTGGCGGCGCTTGCCCGCGCGCTGGCGGGCGGCTAG
- a CDS encoding ABC transporter substrate-binding protein: MARVAAAVLAVPVLIGAAPARAPRVVSINPCLDAMLMQVADPAQIAAISHYSHDPRATSVPLAWARRFPSTSGTAEEVVALRPDLVVASGHVAPATVAALTRMHIKLRQFALPDSIAESAQQARDLAEAIGHPARGAALAGRITAAARADAVPPMSAVIFGPGGLVPGAGTLPDEMLRSAGFRNASAGYGLKRWDVLPLEYLLADPPRIILSVAAAQGAGERMERHRALRRLGTRVTIAPFAGRLMNCGGPTIIAGMARLRAVRAQVAAR; the protein is encoded by the coding sequence ATGGCGCGGGTCGCCGCCGCAGTGCTGGCAGTGCCGGTGCTGATCGGTGCGGCGCCTGCACGCGCGCCGCGCGTCGTGTCGATCAATCCATGCCTCGACGCGATGCTGATGCAGGTCGCCGATCCGGCGCAGATCGCCGCGATCAGCCATTATTCGCACGATCCGCGCGCTACGTCGGTCCCGCTCGCCTGGGCGCGGCGCTTCCCCTCAACCTCAGGCACCGCCGAGGAAGTGGTAGCGCTCCGCCCCGATTTGGTGGTGGCAAGCGGGCATGTCGCGCCGGCCACGGTCGCGGCGCTGACGCGGATGCACATAAAATTGCGGCAGTTCGCGCTGCCCGACTCGATTGCGGAAAGCGCGCAGCAGGCGCGAGACCTGGCGGAGGCGATCGGCCATCCCGCCCGGGGCGCGGCGCTCGCCGGCCGAATCACTGCCGCAGCGCGCGCCGACGCGGTGCCGCCGATGTCCGCGGTGATCTTCGGGCCGGGCGGTCTGGTGCCGGGGGCGGGGACGCTGCCCGACGAGATGCTGCGGAGCGCCGGCTTCCGCAACGCCAGCGCCGGCTACGGGCTGAAGCGCTGGGACGTGCTGCCGCTGGAATATCTGCTCGCCGATCCGCCGCGCATCATCCTGTCGGTCGCCGCCGCGCAGGGCGCTGGGGAGCGGATGGAGCGGCATCGCGCGCTGCGGCGGCTAGGTACGCGCGTGACGATCGCGCCGTTCGCGGGCCGGCTGATGAACTGCGGCGGTCCGACGATCATCGCCGGGATGGCGCGGTTGCGGGCGGTACGCGCGCAGGTGGCGGCGCGATGA
- a CDS encoding FecCD family ABC transporter permease: MTRTTLLLGLGVLLAAALSVAAGKVWVPLDGWTAADPRSIIIVELRLPRTILALAVGAALGMSGATMQGYLRNPLADPGLFGVSSGAAFGAVCSLYFGYAAQTWLLPSFALTGAAVTMAALALIAGRSGSLILFTLAGMILTSITGSLTALALSLAPTPFAASEIMTWLMGALTDRSWDEVMVSVPLILLGMAVLARTARSLDALTLGEQAARSMGVDPRRLQMAVIVGVALTVGASVAAAGVIGFVGLIVPHLVRPFSGHRPSATLLPAALGGALLLTLADSLVRLAPTVSELRLGIAMSMLGGPFFLYLLIAMRRRLA; this comes from the coding sequence ATGACGCGCACGACGCTGTTGTTAGGGCTGGGCGTGCTGCTCGCCGCCGCGCTGTCGGTCGCCGCGGGGAAGGTGTGGGTGCCGCTTGACGGCTGGACCGCCGCCGATCCGCGTTCGATCATCATCGTCGAGTTGCGGCTGCCGCGGACGATCCTCGCGCTCGCGGTCGGCGCGGCGCTGGGGATGTCCGGCGCGACGATGCAGGGCTATCTGCGCAACCCGCTCGCCGATCCGGGGCTGTTCGGCGTGTCGTCCGGAGCGGCGTTCGGCGCGGTGTGCTCGCTATACTTCGGCTATGCCGCGCAGACGTGGCTGTTGCCGAGCTTCGCGCTGACCGGCGCCGCGGTCACGATGGCGGCGCTGGCGCTGATCGCGGGGCGATCGGGCAGCCTGATCCTGTTCACGCTCGCAGGGATGATCCTGACCAGCATCACCGGCTCGCTGACCGCACTGGCGCTCAGCCTCGCGCCGACGCCGTTCGCCGCGTCGGAGATCATGACGTGGTTGATGGGCGCGCTGACCGACCGGAGCTGGGACGAGGTGATGGTGTCGGTGCCGCTGATCCTGCTGGGGATGGCGGTGCTGGCGCGGACCGCGCGATCGCTCGATGCGCTGACGCTCGGCGAGCAGGCGGCACGATCGATGGGAGTCGATCCACGGCGGCTGCAAATGGCGGTGATCGTCGGAGTCGCCCTGACGGTCGGCGCGTCGGTCGCCGCGGCGGGGGTGATCGGTTTCGTCGGGCTGATCGTGCCGCATCTCGTCCGTCCGTTCTCGGGGCACCGCCCGTCCGCGACCCTGCTGCCGGCGGCGCTGGGCGGGGCGTTGTTGCTGACGCTGGCCGACAGCCTCGTGCGACTGGCGCCGACCGTCAGCGAGCTGCGACTCGGGATCGCGATGTCGATGCTGGGCGGGCCGTTCTTCCTCTATCTGCTAATCGCGATGCGGCGGCGGCTGGCATGA
- a CDS encoding ABC transporter ATP-binding protein, with the protein MSVLATEGVSLTLGGKAVLQSINAAFASGRVTALLGPNGAGKSSLLACLAGLHVSASGRASLNGTDVRTLSAQERARRIGFLPQAADVHWNIDVATLVALGRLPWRGRWGETAEDRAAVDAALAATGMTAFVRRGVEHLSGGERARALLARVLAGQPEWLLADEPLASLDPAHQLEVGAQLRAVAAGGSGVVLVVHDLNLAARLADDVVLLRDGRVVAAGAADEVLTAALVGETYGLTVETGITATGQRYIVPIGRPG; encoded by the coding sequence ATGAGCGTGCTGGCAACGGAAGGCGTCTCGCTGACGCTCGGCGGCAAGGCCGTCCTCCAATCGATCAACGCGGCGTTTGCGAGCGGGCGGGTCACCGCGCTGCTGGGGCCGAACGGTGCGGGCAAGAGCAGCCTGCTGGCGTGCCTCGCCGGCCTGCATGTGTCCGCCAGCGGCCGCGCGTCACTGAACGGCACCGACGTGCGGACATTGTCGGCTCAGGAACGCGCCCGGCGAATTGGCTTCCTGCCGCAGGCGGCGGACGTGCACTGGAACATCGACGTCGCGACGTTGGTCGCGCTCGGACGGTTGCCATGGCGCGGGCGTTGGGGCGAGACGGCCGAGGATCGCGCGGCGGTCGATGCCGCGCTGGCGGCGACCGGCATGACCGCCTTCGTGCGGCGCGGGGTCGAGCATCTGTCGGGCGGCGAGCGTGCGCGCGCGTTGCTGGCACGGGTATTGGCCGGTCAGCCCGAATGGCTGCTCGCCGACGAACCGCTCGCCAGTCTCGACCCCGCGCATCAGCTCGAGGTCGGCGCGCAGCTTCGCGCGGTGGCGGCGGGCGGCAGCGGCGTGGTGCTCGTGGTGCACGACCTGAACCTCGCGGCGCGGCTGGCCGACGATGTCGTGCTGCTGCGCGACGGGCGGGTGGTCGCGGCGGGGGCGGCGGACGAGGTGCTGACCGCCGCGTTGGTCGGCGAAACCTATGGCCTGACGGTCGAGACCGGCATCACCGCGACGGGGCAGCGCTACATCGTTCCGATCGGGCGGCCCGGTTGA
- a CDS encoding protein-L-isoaspartate O-methyltransferase family protein — MTLSAPALRNDDFTAMRQAMVASQLRTTQVNDPRIVAAMAEVPRERFVPAQAAALAYVDRAVELGQGRALNTPLATARLLVQARLQPGDRVLLIGAAAGYTAAVLASLVAEVVAVETLPDLAAHARDALAQTPNVTVVEGPLEHGHPAGAPYDVLIVDGAIEELPSTLASQVVDGGRIVSGLVDRGVFRLAAGTHRGAATALTPFADIDSVPLPGFARPRSFTF; from the coding sequence ATGACCCTCTCCGCCCCCGCTCTCCGGAATGACGATTTCACCGCGATGCGCCAGGCGATGGTCGCCAGCCAGTTGCGCACCACCCAGGTCAACGATCCGCGCATCGTCGCGGCGATGGCCGAGGTGCCGCGCGAACGCTTCGTGCCCGCACAGGCCGCCGCGCTTGCCTATGTCGACCGCGCGGTCGAACTGGGGCAGGGACGCGCGCTCAACACGCCGCTCGCCACCGCACGGCTGCTGGTGCAGGCGCGATTGCAGCCGGGCGACCGCGTGCTGCTGATCGGTGCGGCGGCCGGCTATACCGCCGCGGTGCTGGCGTCGCTCGTCGCCGAGGTGGTCGCGGTGGAAACGCTGCCCGATCTGGCTGCCCATGCGCGCGACGCGCTGGCGCAGACTCCGAACGTCACCGTGGTCGAGGGGCCGTTGGAGCACGGGCACCCGGCCGGCGCGCCGTACGACGTGTTGATCGTCGATGGGGCGATCGAGGAACTGCCCTCGACGCTCGCTTCGCAGGTCGTTGACGGCGGGCGGATCGTCAGCGGGCTCGTCGATCGCGGCGTGTTCCGGCTCGCGGCGGGCACCCACCGCGGCGCGGCGACCGCATTGACGCCGTTCGCGGATATCGACTCGGTCCCGCTTCCCGGCTTCGCGCGTCCGCGCAGCTTTACCTTCTAA
- a CDS encoding TolC family outer membrane protein, with protein MRLRSPSLLSTVAITLVLAGANPASAETLREALVRAYRDNPTLNAQRAAQRANDENVPIARAQGRPGVSAQTGLTDNFLRGGNSFTTPERRLDAQLGVTVPLYQGGRVRNGVLAAETRVEAGQANLRGTEATTFTDVVSAYNNVIRDEAIVGLNTQNVRVLETNLRASRDRFEVGDLTRTDVAQSEARLSLARAQLQSAQATLISSRENYVRLVGSPPGVLEAPPQLPAFPPSADGAVDVAIQDNPNLIAARHVRDATDYDIRVARANRRPQVNATLGQNYFNFLGSLGQGSAAGLGNVQTGNATSAGVTLSLPLYQGGRPGALVRQAQELRGQAIEQATATERQVIASARSAFAVWRSSLEVIASSEAAVNANKLSLEGVRAENSVGTRTVLDILNAEQELLNSQVTLVSARRDAYVAGFALLAAMGHAEAEDLGLDGGPLYDPTIHYAKVRGRLNDFDDGQRAVPVSRSTADSPAQTAVVTRPLDPLLESNVDRTPALTTGVDTPRP; from the coding sequence TTGCGCCTTCGCTCGCCGTCGCTGCTGTCGACAGTTGCCATCACATTGGTGCTGGCCGGGGCGAACCCGGCGTCGGCAGAGACGCTGCGCGAGGCGCTGGTGCGTGCCTATCGCGACAATCCGACGCTCAACGCGCAACGCGCGGCACAGCGGGCGAATGACGAGAACGTGCCGATCGCGCGCGCGCAGGGGCGTCCGGGCGTATCGGCGCAGACCGGGCTGACCGACAATTTCCTGCGGGGCGGCAACAGCTTCACCACGCCCGAACGTCGGCTGGATGCGCAATTGGGCGTCACGGTGCCGCTGTATCAGGGCGGGCGCGTGCGCAACGGCGTGTTGGCCGCGGAAACCCGCGTCGAGGCCGGGCAGGCGAACCTGCGCGGGACCGAGGCGACGACCTTCACCGACGTGGTCAGCGCGTACAACAACGTGATCCGCGACGAGGCGATCGTCGGGCTCAACACGCAGAACGTTCGCGTGCTGGAGACGAACCTGCGCGCCAGCCGCGACCGGTTCGAGGTCGGCGATCTGACGCGCACCGACGTCGCGCAGTCCGAGGCGCGGCTCAGCCTCGCGCGTGCGCAGCTGCAATCGGCGCAGGCGACGTTGATCTCCAGCCGCGAGAATTATGTCCGGCTGGTCGGCTCGCCGCCGGGGGTGCTGGAAGCCCCGCCGCAGCTACCCGCCTTTCCGCCATCGGCGGACGGCGCGGTCGATGTGGCGATCCAGGACAATCCGAACCTGATCGCGGCGCGGCATGTCCGCGACGCCACCGATTACGACATCCGCGTCGCGCGCGCCAATCGCCGGCCGCAGGTGAATGCAACGCTCGGGCAGAATTACTTCAACTTCCTCGGCTCGCTCGGGCAGGGCAGCGCGGCCGGGCTGGGTAACGTGCAGACCGGCAATGCCACCAGCGCGGGCGTGACGCTCAGCCTGCCGCTCTATCAGGGCGGGCGGCCGGGTGCCTTGGTGCGGCAGGCGCAGGAGTTGCGCGGGCAGGCGATCGAACAGGCGACCGCGACCGAGCGGCAGGTGATCGCCTCGGCGCGTTCCGCCTTTGCGGTTTGGCGCTCATCGCTGGAGGTGATCGCCTCGAGCGAAGCGGCAGTGAACGCCAACAAGCTGAGCCTCGAGGGCGTCCGCGCCGAAAATAGCGTCGGGACGCGTACCGTGCTCGATATCCTCAATGCCGAGCAGGAATTGCTCAACAGCCAGGTCACGCTCGTCTCGGCGCGACGCGACGCCTATGTCGCAGGCTTCGCGTTGCTGGCGGCGATGGGCCATGCCGAAGCCGAGGATCTCGGTCTGGACGGCGGGCCGCTGTACGACCCGACGATCCATTACGCCAAGGTACGTGGCAGGCTGAACGATTTCGACGACGGGCAACGTGCGGTTCCGGTGTCGCGCAGCACCGCCGACAGCCCGGCGCAGACCGCGGTCGTGACGCGTCCGCTCGACCCGCTGCTCGAAAGCAATGTTGACAGGACGCCTGCATTGACGACAGGTGTCGACACTCCACGCCCGTGA
- a CDS encoding DUF2497 domain-containing protein encodes MGDVSGEPSMEDILASIKRVIKEGEAPPARRAPAPPPRDEDEPTGDQILELNEPLSAPEPLPAPEPVAPPPASFAPPRVSQPFDGRVTVPVPPAPVLNDAAEPAPAPAPFTAASPLIDEPSVVSAATVQATRGALGALSKLIVKPDPDSDGTLEGLVREMLRPMLSDWLDQNLPNLVEQMVAREIAKITKQG; translated from the coding sequence ATGGGTGATGTGAGCGGCGAGCCGTCGATGGAAGACATTCTCGCCTCGATCAAGCGGGTCATCAAGGAGGGCGAGGCGCCTCCGGCAAGGCGCGCGCCTGCGCCGCCCCCGCGCGACGAAGACGAACCGACCGGCGACCAGATCCTCGAACTCAACGAGCCCCTGTCGGCGCCCGAGCCGTTGCCGGCGCCCGAGCCGGTAGCGCCGCCCCCGGCGTCGTTCGCGCCGCCACGCGTTTCGCAGCCGTTCGACGGGCGCGTCACCGTACCGGTCCCGCCGGCCCCGGTGCTCAACGACGCCGCCGAACCTGCACCGGCACCCGCACCCTTTACGGCGGCATCGCCACTGATCGACGAGCCCTCTGTCGTGTCGGCGGCGACGGTCCAGGCGACACGTGGTGCGCTGGGTGCTCTGTCGAAGCTGATCGTCAAGCCCGATCCGGACAGCGACGGCACGCTGGAGGGATTGGTGCGCGAGATGCTGCGACCGATGCTGAGCGACTGGCTCGATCAGAACCTTCCGAACCTGGTCGAGCAGATGGTGGCGCGCGAGATCGCCAAGATCACCAAGCAGGGCTGA
- a CDS encoding S9 family peptidase: MKMLTSATLLALAATTAAPAIARQLTIDDVTTLSRVGAPTMSKDGRWLVWAQRETDVAADRGRYDLWKLDLTRKGAPPVKLAADPQLDENDPQLVGNTVYFTADDALWSVPVAGGTPRRLTDFKGGFNGFKVAPTGDRVLIWADRRPGAPSLEPATDKKAANPGSGRTYDQLFVRHWDTWADGNRSQLFVLPLTAAGARGNGRALAPALLGDTPSKPFGGAEEVNWSPDGRTVYFALREPGRIEPLSTNLDIFAVPADASAAPTNLTAANQATDTQPAVSPDGRKLAWLAMRRAGYEADRFVVMVRDLASGQTVSLTERWDRSPGSLQWAPDSRSLYVTADDTQETPLFQVDVAHGQVTRLTGEGHVSAVAVGAQGVVVAMNSLTAPDDFYRVGPQRSTLRLTQVNAARLAGIDMPTVERFSFKGANGDIVWGYAVQPYGVAGKVPVAFMVHGGPQGSSNNSWSYRWNPAVFAGAGYGLVAVDFHGSTGYGQAFTDAIRNNWGGWPLEDLQKGLAAATTKFAWLDGDNACALGASYGGYMMNWIEGRWPDRFKCIVQHDGVFDARAMAYETEELWFDEWEHGGKAYFQDPQAFEKWNPVNYVDKWKTPQLVITGEKDFRIPYTQGLAAFTALQRRDIPSRLLVFPNENHWVLKPSNSRQWYREVLGWMDRWTKGAR; encoded by the coding sequence ATGAAGATGCTGACCTCCGCGACTCTGCTCGCGCTTGCCGCCACTACCGCCGCGCCCGCCATCGCCCGGCAGCTCACCATCGACGACGTCACCACGCTCAGCCGGGTCGGTGCGCCGACGATGTCGAAGGACGGGCGCTGGCTGGTCTGGGCGCAGCGCGAAACCGATGTCGCCGCCGATCGCGGGCGCTACGACCTCTGGAAGCTCGACCTGACCCGCAAGGGTGCGCCGCCGGTGAAGCTCGCCGCCGATCCGCAGCTTGACGAGAACGACCCGCAACTGGTCGGCAACACCGTCTATTTCACCGCCGACGACGCGCTATGGTCGGTGCCGGTGGCCGGGGGCACGCCGCGGCGGCTGACCGACTTCAAGGGCGGGTTCAACGGCTTCAAGGTCGCGCCGACCGGCGACCGCGTGCTGATCTGGGCGGATCGTCGCCCCGGCGCGCCGTCGCTGGAGCCCGCCACCGACAAGAAGGCCGCCAATCCGGGCAGCGGGCGCACCTACGATCAATTGTTCGTGCGGCATTGGGATACATGGGCGGACGGCAATCGCTCGCAATTGTTCGTGCTTCCGCTGACCGCCGCGGGTGCGCGCGGCAACGGGCGCGCGCTCGCCCCGGCACTGCTCGGCGACACACCGTCCAAGCCGTTCGGCGGCGCGGAGGAAGTGAACTGGAGTCCCGACGGACGCACCGTCTATTTCGCGCTGCGTGAGCCGGGGCGGATCGAGCCGCTGTCGACCAACCTCGACATCTTCGCGGTCCCCGCCGACGCCAGCGCCGCACCGACCAACCTGACCGCCGCCAATCAGGCGACCGATACGCAGCCGGCGGTGTCACCCGATGGGCGCAAGCTTGCGTGGCTGGCGATGCGCCGCGCGGGCTATGAGGCGGATCGCTTCGTCGTGATGGTGCGTGATCTTGCGTCGGGGCAGACGGTCTCGCTGACCGAGCGCTGGGATCGCTCGCCGGGGTCGCTGCAATGGGCGCCCGACTCGCGCTCGCTCTACGTCACCGCCGACGACACGCAGGAAACGCCGCTGTTCCAGGTCGATGTCGCGCATGGGCAGGTGACGCGGCTGACCGGGGAAGGGCATGTCTCGGCTGTCGCGGTCGGTGCGCAGGGTGTCGTGGTGGCGATGAACAGCCTGACCGCGCCCGACGATTTCTACCGCGTCGGGCCGCAGCGCAGCACGTTGCGGCTGACGCAGGTCAACGCCGCGCGACTGGCCGGCATCGATATGCCGACGGTCGAGCGCTTCAGCTTCAAGGGCGCGAACGGTGACATCGTCTGGGGCTATGCGGTGCAGCCTTATGGCGTCGCGGGCAAGGTTCCGGTCGCGTTCATGGTCCACGGCGGGCCGCAGGGATCGAGCAACAACAGCTGGTCCTACCGCTGGAACCCCGCGGTATTCGCGGGGGCCGGTTACGGGCTCGTCGCGGTCGATTTCCACGGCTCGACCGGGTACGGTCAGGCATTCACCGATGCGATCCGCAACAATTGGGGCGGCTGGCCGCTCGAGGATCTGCAAAAGGGACTCGCCGCCGCGACGACCAAATTCGCGTGGCTGGACGGCGACAATGCCTGCGCGCTCGGCGCCAGCTACGGCGGCTATATGATGAACTGGATCGAGGGACGCTGGCCCGATCGCTTCAAGTGCATCGTCCAGCACGACGGCGTCTTCGACGCGCGCGCCATGGCCTATGAGACCGAGGAACTCTGGTTCGACGAATGGGAACATGGCGGGAAGGCCTATTTCCAGGACCCGCAGGCATTCGAGAAGTGGAACCCCGTCAATTACGTCGACAAGTGGAAGACGCCGCAACTCGTCATCACCGGCGAGAAGGACTTCCGCATCCCCTATACGCAGGGTCTGGCGGCCTTCACCGCGCTCCAGCGGCGCGACATTCCCTCGCGCTTGCTGGTGTTCCCGAACGAGAACCATTGGGTGCTGAAGCCGTCCAACTCGCGGCAATGGTATCGCGAGGTGCTGGGCTGGATGGATCGCTGGACGAAGGGCGCGCGCTAG